The nucleotide sequence ACCAATTCATATTATACACACCattgaaaacatctactttcataatcgaatataggcaaaaataaatggaaaactaacacagtttatgtttataccagtacaaagctaagtcagacaaggtgactcgttaagcccactgctctttaatataataatggacgaaatagggtcatggttacagaatggggaaaagcgaaatccaaatattatagttattcaaaaatgaataaccattttcaatttcgttgcaaaacgaaaacacagccgaaccctattccagtccaatcagagagtgccgcaagcacccctaccggtttcgaaacttattagtctctcatcaggaggcacatatgctgctctctccgatccaaccaaaacaaaccccagcgtgcagtcccggattgcaacgaacgaaatggcatagatgccctagcggtaactgctagcaaaaagactaagttttcactaaAACAAcctaatgctattctacatcccaccagaatgaaaacaatgggaaccttctctggttgcacctccgaggcttctacaatttgcaagccatacggatactgagactaaggaagatgagggaattctacaatttacaattcacgtcccatctgctcagcgcggtaaagttccaaagttgttttcattctggtgggatgtagaatagcattatgttgttttatatgccattagagtgaaaacttagtctttttgatagcagttggcgctagggcatctatgccatttcgttcgttgcaatccgggactgcacgctggggtttgttttggttggatcggggagagcagcatatgtgcctcctgatgagagactaataagtttcgaaaccggtaggggtgcttgcggcactctctgattggactggaatagggttcggctgtgttttcgttgagtcatgtattgaaaacgtttcttagaatcattcatcaaagaacatatagaaaaattgaggaaagaatctcaagtactcaattcggttttcgttgtggccttggaacgcgtgatgcactattcgcaacccaagttttaattcaaagatgcagagatgtaaatcatgacgttttcatgtgcgtgattgattttgaaaaggcctttgataaagttcgccatgaaaaaatgctacatattctcaaaactaccggtctggacggtagggacattagaatactcgcaaatttgtattggggccaggctgcatgtattagggttgcgaatcagtgctctgaagaagtaataatcaagcgcggagttcgacaaggctgtatattgtcaccaatgttgtttaatctttacgctgaaacaatcttaaatgaagtcttggaaaacgcaaaagagggaatattcattaatggtatgcttatgaacaatatcagatacgaagatgacaccttgttgctgactggatcaattgaacatcttcaagcgttattaaatcgaatggtggcattctgcgcgatatatggactcaaactcaacgcaagaaaaacaaagtttatggttattagtaaacaggcagccgtaaataataataactataacgtaacaatcggtaatgactcaattgaacgagtaagtaatcttgtatatctgggtactcatattaatgaaagctggaaccctagtacagaaataaaaagtagaattgccaaagcaagaacaagttttatgaaatttaagaaaatcctgtgtagtcatgatctaaatttggaacttcgcataagaatggtccaaTGTTATATATTCctagtactactttacggggttcaagcatggacactgacagaatcgcttttaaaaaacctagaagcatttgaaatgtgggtctaccgccgtattctgaagaccagttgggtagaaagagtcacaaacgaaagggttttgcaacgtttgaataaaagttgcgaagtagtgaacacggttaaaaggcgcaaattggaatattttggtcatataatgcgtcacccagaaaaaatatgacatacttcaccttgtcatgcaaggtaaaataatggaaaaaagaagtgtgggccgccgtacaacttcttggcttaaaaacctacgccaatggtttgggaaaactagcactgaactatttcgtgcggctgtaaataagacaatgattgttaatatgctgcgcaacatgagagccaacgatcgacaagcggtctcggcaccttaagaagaagaagaagtgttttcgttttgcaacgaaattgaaaatggttattcatttttgatttacatttactctgtgtggagtatgaaaggaaccattctcgttggaactttaccgcgctgagcagatgggacgtgaattgtaaattgtagaattccctcatcttccttagtctcagtatccgtatggcttgcaaattgtagaagcctcggaggtgtaaccagagaaggttcccattgttttcattctggtgggatgtagaatagcattatgttgttttatatgccattagagtgaaaacttagtcttattATAGTTATTATGTAGACGACGTCGCATTAATCGctgagacagaagacgatctccaaagattaacacataTCTTCAATACAActgccaagaaatacaatatgataatatcagcagaaaacaCCAAATGTATAAGGCTtggatatctgggaatagatataaccagttatggagatgttaaagaggaAGTACGAAAACAAAGCTTAAAAACAAGTAAAACGGCGGGAACAAACACCTAAGAGAAGACACATAAGAAGCatgaatctataaagcagcaattagacctatattgacatacacggcggacacaagacctgacacatctaaaacgagacgactacgataaacaacagagatgaaaatacttcgacgaatatcagggaaaagtctgttggatagggagagaagcgaaaacataagaagatcatgcaatgtagaagatatAATAGCTGAGTGACAAAACGGGAATAGGAGTGGAATGAATAGATTAGTAGAATGGCaaaggataggatagtacgaatagcacgagataagtcaccaaatggacgaacaagtattggcagaccaagaaataGATGGTGccataatttaaacaatttaagaggctaatattgaagaaaaaaacagacgttaaagcctacatacaagaaggaagaagaagaagaagatgtaaagCCAAAAAGGTGTTACATAAAGTATACAAACCTAATAACATGGTGAGCATCTTGCTGATTCCAAGCCACTCCGGACCTAGCGTCCATCACCGCCTGGTTGGTTTCGGGAAAAACCTCATCGAGAAGCGATCTGCCACCGGAGAGCATTATGCGTTCCCCCAGATCCGGACTCACGTGCAATGCTACGCACTCATACATTTCTTGGCCCAGTCGGTGATTCTCACCGGTTTTTGGATATTGTCCAGGGTCATCTCCAACCGGTTGGGGCTTGTGGGACACCAAGCCGTTTTTTAACCTTTCTTTTTTGAGCTGTTCCAAGTGTCTTACCATAGCTGCAAATTATGGATTATATTATACgtttttaattatgtaataatGAAAAGAATATTATGAGAAAACAATTGATATTGAAGAAATAAAGACAATGTCATATATGAAGGCGAAAGAAAACATAAAACTACACCCAATAAGTAGAAAAAAagtaaaatcaatgggaaaatcccaatagttggctgtataccatagtttaaaaaactcatacagaagtaaaaacttcaaattgtatactggtataaaatcgtttattaaaaagtatctaaaatgtcatccaaatggattccaaaacgttttcgttccaattcagaacatcttcagtgtaTCCTGCTTAGTAGTTGGAACTAGCatactatttaaagtggtaaccccataataaatggtttacatattatattttaataaaatatggtgactacaagtcgatgttgttagatatatttgaatacatgctcaaagggcaacatgtttccctgctcgaaaatgctaggtacttgccagttcaatgggcacagaccaactgatagaaaaaaagtaatataagaattctgaagctattttcttgtggcatttttataatcaagtattgtcaaatgggaaataagccacaattttaccaaaaaatgattttattaacgttttgacgcccaagtcgggtgtcgttgtcaaaatacaaaatacaacgacacccgacttgggcgtcgaaacgttgtggcttatttcccatttgaaaatACTTgataatataagaattatcaaACATAAAAATAGGCAAGGCAGGTGGAAATGATGAAATTGAACCGGAAATGGTATAATATAtgggagaagaagaaataaaatggTTATCGAAAATGTCTAAAGAGGCGTGGGAGAAACAAACAATCCCTAAAGACTGGCAGAACAATGTCATCGTGCCAATATACAACAAAAGAACATGTAAACTGCGATAACTATAGAGCTCATATGTCTATCATCAGTATGCTTTAAAATATATACGAAAATAATACTTGAGAAGAGACTAAGACAAGAAGTAGAAATGGAATTGGAAAAAGAACAAGTAGCTGTAGACCAGGAAGACACACAAAAGACTGTGAAGGTTGCTATATTGGACAGACAACCCGATAGCTCAAACAACGTATTATCCGGTACAAAAGTGACTGTCATAAAGCTATAAATACATGCGCTGTTGtcgataaataaatataaaaacagGCTGTTTCTCGAAATACGTTACATTAccaagacaaaaaaaaaaaaatgtaataaattataAAGCAGACAGCAAACAAGTGAGTAACATTTATGGTGAAAGTTGAAACGTACGTGTTATATCAAAATATTTGGCTTCCTCCAATAATAGATCTAGGTCCTGGAAATTATCTGGGATGAGAAGCCTGGAATTTcgcataaaatttaaaatatgccTAAACATTCCACCGTCCCTATCGATGAAATAATGCTGCTTCAGCGAGTCCAAAACTATGGGGATGCTGCCATTAAAAAGTTTTGCTAACCGCGATTCTGGATatctgaaacaaataaaaaatataatatagttaATTGATTCGGCcaatattttaaatcaatttaTACAATTAAAACTGAAAAGAAGAATTAATACAGTTCGTAGATAtagagatatatatatatatataagtgaCGTGGGAATCTTTCTTCTTCTAAAGGTGCGTTTCTtctagagatgttggcgaccacattgtcCCATCTTATTCCATTCACAGTAGCACTAAATAGATTGGATTGACGCTAGACCAGTCCATTTCCTAAGATTGGCTAGCCAGGACATACGTATGCTTCCAGGTCCTCTCTTGACCTCAATCTTGATTTTTATATTACATATATCTCTCCTATatttctttttatattataactagaagatttaggAAGAaatgaatctctttgatttttcataagctacaaaaatgttttatatagtttttttcttTAGATGCATAacttttaaggtattcgcaaaaaactgtCCGAAAAGGTgctattttttaatgaaaatggcaaattttaaaccacaaataactcaaaaagtatggagttttaaaaaaatatatagaacagttttttgcttagaattaggttctctagctacttacatggttattttgaccaaaaaattttccacccccgagaaggggtgggaacaaCACCCAAGATAAAAACACCATATGATGTAGGTAGGGTATatatagagttgcacaagtttgacttgaatgtttgaacttgatttgagtttgacttaatttcaagtcaaactcaagtcaatccttctgacaaataattcaagtcaaaactggtcaatcgtacaggtttgaaaattcaaactgtttgtcaaactagtttgaaagagttttaaaaataatttatttagtagatatactgtTTTGGCGAGATTGatatgttagttgccaattaagataagaaaattaataatacaatgagtgccacataaaagtatcttgatacaggaaacgattgtaatcaaaatagggtaaattttttgaaaatgaatcgtgtatgcttagaattgcttgctggcaagtttcgttttatcgatataagttttttatatttgagtgttactagattaaaacaaagaatttgTTAGAGAgattttttatcataccaagtgtaatttaatctactttggaagctttcaagtattacgtaacgcaagttgggggagAGGGgccatgtaaaacgttacggcgcgttatacGGGATGGGGGAGGGGGTtagaacagcgcgttacgtaacactgttttttaccttaaataaaaaaaaactacggaatcacaatctcccaccttttcaactttcgtttatattttacatagaacccctggattgtattatactGCCCCCTCACGCcccgctcatgttacaataggacaatagtattcaagtgaaaaaatcttaaaatttttattttattagccagatcaagcacagtaacacgtGCTTGCAATAAGTAGCCGgacctttcttcacaacaaaatatgaaaatatatagatgggataaagaggttgtaagagcttcaaaaattgcgtttcataatacttgaacggtccctttaacaaaaatttatgaaggaacaacaaaatattatatttttgatagagtaggtttaatgaattttttgcgactttgcaatgtcgtcttaaagaattagttcactatttgtcattttataacgctgttctttatttttacataatacatacaagtatgcagatttttctcttaatttttgcactgggaataccttcaaaatcagactcaatttatttggtacttattctgagccgaaGAATATTCAAACgaaacgtaataaacaagccaagcatataaaataatatgaaatataaaataatattcttaataatatgaacttttgcggagtagcagattcagacctat is from Diabrotica virgifera virgifera chromosome 9, PGI_DIABVI_V3a and encodes:
- the LOC114330496 gene encoding BTB/POZ domain-containing protein Tiwaz isoform X1 codes for the protein MMANYGVSVKRSASDLEEQNLMLYRKKTEVRNDIDKEPKDLTNRNMFPSAQIKMRLMSPSTSPATSPTMSNSSSPTPPAVSYNKITGIPCVAAASRYTAPVHIDVGGTIYTSSLETLTKYPESRLAKLFNGSIPIVLDSLKQHYFIDRDGGMFRHILNFMRNSRLLIPDNFQDLDLLLEEAKYFDITPMVRHLEQLKKERLKNGLVSHKPQPVGDDPGQYPKTGENHRLGQEMYECVALHVSPDLGERIMLSGGRSLLDEVFPETNQAVMDARSGVAWNQQDAHHVIRFPLNGYCKLNSMQVITRLLNAGFKIAASNGGGVEGQQFSEYLFIRRVLPG
- the LOC114330496 gene encoding BTB/POZ domain-containing protein Tiwaz isoform X2, translated to MMANYGVSVKRSASDLDEQNLMLYRKKTEVRNDIDKEPKDLTNRNMFPSAQIKMRLMSPSTSPATSPTMSNSSSPTPPAVSYNKITGIPCVAAASRYTAPVHIDVGGTIYTSSLETLTKYPESRLAKLFNGSIPIVLDSLKQHYFIDRDGGMFRHILNFMRNSRLLIPDNFQDLDLLLEEAKYFDITPMVRHLEQLKKERLKNGLVSHKPQPVGDDPGQYPKTGENHRLGQEMYECVALHVSPDLGERIMLSGGRSLLDEVFPETNQAVMDARSGVAWNQQDAHHVIRFPLNGYCKLNSMQVITRLLNAGFKIAASNGGGVEGQQFSEYLFIRRVLPG